The Xenopus laevis strain J_2021 chromosome 7S, Xenopus_laevis_v10.1, whole genome shotgun sequence genome includes a window with the following:
- the zdhhc6.S gene encoding zinc finger DHHC-type containing 6 S homeolog (The RefSeq protein has 2 substitutions compared to this genomic sequence), giving the protein MLVSFISFETLRELKRLFHWGPIIALGVIIICSIMAILDSILWYWPLDTLGGSLNFLTLVNWTVMILYNYFNAMFIGPGLVPRGWKPERTQECAYLQYCKVCEGYKAPRSHHCRKCNRCVMKMDHHCPWINNCCGHWNHSSFTLFLLLAPLGCIHAAYIFIMTMYTQLYNRISFGWNSVKIDMSMSLQDPTPIVPFGIAAFAVTLFALGLALGTTIAVGMLFFIQMKVILRNKTSIESWIEEKAKDRIQYYQTDETFIFPYDLGSKWKNFRQVFTWAGSPEGDGIEWKLREGCHPFTLTIEQLKQKADKRVRSVHYRAVEEYSGACCPLTKGFRTLFSTPCTEEPRMKLHKGDLVLATRGLKHWLYGDKLFEGELPEDGIRVRGWFPRRCVVKCVSDSGSDQSDDEKKTR; this is encoded by the exons ATGTTGGTTTCCTTCATTAGTTTCGAGACCCTCCGGGAGTTAAAGAGACTGTTTCATTGGGGCCCAATCATTGCCCTGGGAGTGATTATAATCTGCTCCATTATGGCCATCTTGGACTCTATTCTGTGGTATTGGCCCCTGGATACCCTGGGTGGGAGCCTCAACTTCCTCACTCTGGTCAACTGGACTGTAATGATTCTGTACAACTACTTCAATGCGATGTTTATTGGACCAGGCCTCGTCCCACGGGGCTGGAAACCG GAGAGAACTCAGGACTGTGCTTACCTGCAGTACTGCAAAGTGTGTGAGGGGTACAAAGCACCGCGCTCTCATCACTGCCGAAAATGCAACAG GTGTGTAATGAAAATGGACCATCACTGTCCATGGATAAATAACTGCTGTGGGCACTGGAACCACTCGTCCTTCACCCTCTTCTTGCTCCTTGCCCCTCTGGGCTGCATTCATGCTGCTTATATCTTTACCATGACCATGTACACACAGCTGTACAACAGG ATCTCATTTGGTTGGAATTCCGTCAAGATAGACATGAGTATGTCTCTGCAAGATCCCACTCCTATCGTTCCATTCGGGATTGCTGCATTTGCTGTGACCTTGTTTGCACTGGGATTGGCTCTAGGCACAACTATCGCTGTGGGAATGCTGTTTTTCATTCAG ATGAAAGTCATTCTCAGAAATAAAACTTCCATTGAGTCATGGATAGAGGAGAAG GCCAAAGACAGGATCCAGTATTATCAGACAGATGAGACTTTCATTTTTCCATATGATTTGGGGAGCAAATGGAAGAATTTTCGGCAAGTGTTCACCTGGGCTGGATCACCCGAGGGGGACGGGATTGAATGGAAGTTGCGAGAGGGATGTCACCCATTTACTCTGacg ATTGAGCAGCTGAAGCAGAAGGCAGACAAGAGAGTGCGCAGT GTGCACTACAGAGCAGTGGAAGAATATAGCGGTGCCTGCTGCCCCCTCACCAAAGGCTTCCGGACTCTGTTCTCTACACCCTGCACTGAGGAACCTCGCATGAAGCTTCACAAAGGGGATCTGGTTTTAGCCACCAGGGGGTTAAA GCACTGGCTGTATGGAGATAAACTCTTTGAAGGGGAATTGCCAGAAG